A window of the Helianthus annuus cultivar XRQ/B chromosome 4, HanXRQr2.0-SUNRISE, whole genome shotgun sequence genome harbors these coding sequences:
- the LOC110932955 gene encoding receptor-like protein EIX2 yields MTPRLSFSSFSSCHLCLLVVLALFHSCSSKQNSEHVLCIDAERQALLRFKHGLTDETHRLASWVAENKDCCNWYGITCDNSTGHVHRVHLPGHGGHCPAYSVSYFTEKEYTDASKQRLKGDISRSLLDLKQLKHLDLSCNDFRGIQVPKFIGSLQNLKYLNLSNSKFGGTIPPQLGNLSNLNVLCLGSFHEFNEESTSVMNIQWLSGLGMLHHLDMSGVDLSKAVDWLQVINTLPSLVELHLSSCALSDIHPYVHRLNLTSLSLLDLSGNYFYISAPPQWISSMTSLVSLDLSMGFLGPLPSFRNLTSLEFLYLNGNNLMNSSLVLEELSNSNLISLGISNCGISSSLIDSLHNLTSLLSLDLSYNQLTRIIPKSLGNLCNVREIDLSRNSFGNITLTYLLKSFLECKSPALESLSLRGNYIDSIIPLTIGQLSLLRTLDISLNQVSGPIPYSMGRLSSLEVLDLSDNRINGSLPNWIGRLSSLKELILSNNQLDGNLPDSLGQLSKLNSLGFSNNSLTDVVTESHFAKLVSLNYLDGAGNNLTFRPQVESWIPAFQLRELYLNSWVLGPDFPLWLQSQKKLTELDISNTHISSPMPESFVDSFPNLAYLDMSENRIQGNITLLVIPATLEEVNLSFNESLGSLQHLLCSNGVTKIKFLNLGNNNLSGVIPDCWEKWPSLGVLNLENNNLSGEIPRTLGSIPSLEFLSMRGNKISGRLPSSLMKLMKLKVLQLGRNELTGRIPTWIGTKLTLLRLLNFRANNLDGSIPHEICYLKDVQILDLAHNNLDGNIPSCFNNFSILSGIEATPSDLFAFNFGRGPAYTIIGDSLVTKGREDTYSTILGLVMLLDLSSNNLVGHIPSELTSLTELRSLNLSRNHLTGRIPEKIGGMESLESFDLSLNNLSGDLPRSLSMLNFLSSFNVSYNNFSGRIPTSTQLQSMKESSFLGNKLCGAPLTQNKGCVPRTSTTDTSQEVKEDGGGDWGLIISIVVGFVTGFWIILGPLIVKRSWRIAYFNFLSRLSYMVYNVTRSYKFCIWQFNFREFNVNDDVFANDSVELLKQSGIDFKKNNENRIDARRFGELLISSGIVLNDSVYWVTFHSGYDFGYLLKVLTCQNLPDTQSGFFSLINMYFPTIFDIKHLMKFCNSLHGGLNKLAELLEVERIGVCHQAGSDSLLTACTFRKLKDNFFSGSLEKYAGVLYGLGVDN; encoded by the exons ATGACTCCTAGACTTTCGTTTTCTAGTTTCTCTTCTTGTCACTTGTGCCTTCTTGTTGTTTTGGCCTTGTTTCATTCATGCTCATCCAAACAAAACTCTGAACATGTATTATGCATTGATGCCGAGAGACAAGCACTTCTCCGGTTCAAGCATGGCTTGACTGATGAAACTCATCGACTTGCATCCTGGGTTGCCGAGAACAAAGATTGTTGCAACTGGTATGGGATTACTTGTGATAATTCTACAGGTCATGTTCATCGGGTTCATCTTCCTGGACATGGTGGTCATTGTCCTGCTTATTCAGTTAGTTACTTCACTGAAAAAGAATACACAGATGCATCAAAGCAGAGATTGAAAGGGGATATAAGTAGATCCTTGTTGGACCTAAAGCAACTCAAGCATTTGGACTTGAGTTGCAATGATTTTAGAGGGATCCAGGTTCCTAAATTCATTGGTTCTCTtcaaaaccttaaatatcttaACCTTTCGAATTCCAAATTTGGTGGAACTATCCCTCCACAACTAGGGAATCTTTCAAACTTGAACGTCCTTTGTCTTGGAAGTTTTCATGAATTCAACGAGGAATCAACAAGCGTGATGAATATACAGTGGTTGTCTGGTCTCGGTATGTTGCATCACCTGGATATGAGTGGTGTGGACCTTAGCAAAGCAGTTGATTGGCTTCAGGTGATCAATACCCTTCCTTCTTTGGTTGAACTACATTTATCTAGTTGTGCACTCTCAGATATTCATCCATATGTTCATCGTCTTAATCTAACGTCCCTTTCCTTACTTGATCTTTCTGGTAACTATTTTTATATATCCGCGCCGCCACAGTGGATATCTAGTATGACCAGTCTGGTTTCTTTAGATTTAAGTATGGGCTTTCTTGGCCCTCTTCCTAGCTTCCGCAATTTGACATCTCTTGAATTTCTTTATCTGAATGGTAACAATTTGATGAACTCCTCATTAGTATTAGAAGAATTGTCCAATAGTAACCTCATCTCATTAGGTATTAGTAATTGTGGTATTTCAAGTTCACTTATCGATTCACTTCACAACTTAACCTCTCTTCTTAGCCTTGACCTTTCATACAATCAACTCACCAGGATAATTCCTAAATCATTAGGTAACCTTTGTAATGTAAGAGAGATTGATTTGTCACGTAATAGTTTTGGTAATATTACTCTAACATATCTTCTTAAAAGTTTTCTTGAATGCAAATCACCTGCCTTAGAGTCATTGTCCTTGCGTGGGAACTATATAGATAGTATAATTCCTCTTACTATAGGACAATTATCTCTTCTAAGGACGTTAGATATTAGTCTAAATCAAGTTTCTGGTCCCATACCATACTCAATGGGGCGATTATCTTCATTGGAGGTGTTGGATCTTTCAGATAACCGCATAAACGGCAGCCTTCCCAATTGGATTGGACGACTATCATCATTGAAGGAGTTAATTCTTTCAAATAACCAACTAGATGGCAACCTTCCTGATAGCCTTGGTCAACTTTCAAAGTTGAATTCTTTAGGTTTTTCTAACAATTCGTTGACGGATGTTGTGACAGAATCTCACTTTGCAAAACTAGTGAGCTTGAATTATCTAGATGGAGCAGGAAACAACTTAACTTTCAGACCGCAAGTTGAAAGCTGGATTCCCGCTTTCCAGTTGCGGGAACTTTATTTGAACTCTTGGGTTTTAGGGCCTGACTTTCCATTGTGGTTGCAATCACAAAAGAAATTAACGGAACTGGACATAAGTAACACACACATTTCATCACCCATGCCGGAGTCATTTGTTGATTCATTTCCCAATCTTGCTTACTTAGATATGTCAGAAAATCGCATCCAAGGAAATATAACGTTGTTGGTTATCCCTGCAACACTTGAGGAAGTCAACTTAAGCTTCAATGAATCGCTAGGGTCACTACAACATTTATTGTGTTCCAATGGTGTCACAAAAATAAAGTTTCTTAACTTGGGAAATAATAATTTGTCTGGCGTCATTCCAGACTGCTGGGAAAAGTGGCCGAGTTTAGGAGTCTTAAACTTGGAGAATAACAATTTGTCTGGTGAGATTCCAAGAACATTGGGTTCTATACCTTCCTTAGAATTCTTAAGCATGCGCGGGAATAAGATCTCAGGACGTTTACCGTCTTCTCTTATGAAATTGATGAAATTAAAGGTCCTTCAACTTGGCAGAAATGAACTTACTGGGAGAATTCCAACATGGATTGGGACAAAACTCACTCTTTTGAGATTACTCAACTTTAGAGCTAACAATTTGGACGGAAGTATTCCTCATGAGATATGTTATCTTAAAGATGTTCAAATCTTGGATCTTGCTCATAATAATCTTGATGGAAATATTCCAAGTTGTTTTAACAACTTTAGCATCCTTTCCGGCATAGAAGCTACCCCAAGTGATCTTTTTGCTTTCAATTTTGGCCGCGGACCAGCTTATACTATTATTGGTGATTCATTGGTGACAAAGGGACGAGAAGACACATATAGCACCATTCTTGGACTAGTGATGTTGCTGGACCTTTCGAGTAACAATCTCGTTGGGCATATTCCAAGTGAACTAACATCTCTGACAGAGTTAAGATCATTGAATTTATCAAGAAATCATTTGACCGGAAGGATCCCAGAGAAGATTGGTGGCATGGAGTCACTTGAATCATTTGATTTATCATTGAACAATCTTTCTGGAGATCTTCCCAGGAGCTTGTCAATGCTGAATTTCTTGAGTAGCTTCAACGTGTCCTACAACAATTTCAGCGGAAGAATTCCAACGAGTACTCAGCTCCAAAGCATGAAAGAGTCCAGCTTCTTAGGTAACAAACTTTGTGGAGCTCCACTAACTCAAAATAAAGGTTGTGTACCTCGTACTTCAACAACTGATACAAGTCAAGAAGTAAAAGAAGACGGCGGAGGAGATTGGGGGTTAATTATTAGCATAGTGGTTGGTTTTGTTACTGGATTTTGGATAATTCTGGGTCCATTGATAGTGAAGAGATCATGGAGGATAGCATATTTTAATTTCTTAAGTAGATTGAGCTATATGGTTTATAATGTTACGC gtTCGTATAAGTTTTGCATCTGGCAGTTCAATTTCCGTGAGTTTAACGTGAATGACGATGTTTTTGCAAATGATTCTGTTGAGCTGTTGAAACAGAGCGGTATCGATTTTAAGAAAAATAATGAAAACAGAATTGATGCGCGTAGATTTGGCGAGTTGTTGATATCTTCAGGGATTGTGCTGAATGATAGTGTGTATTGGGTAACATTTCACAGTGGATATGATTTCGGATATTTGTTGAAAGTGTTAACATGTCAGAATCTGCCTGATACACAATCTGGATTTTTTAGTTTGATTAATATGTATTTTCCCACCATTTTCGATATTAAACATCTGATGAAGTTCTGCAACAGTCTTCATGGTGGGTTGAATAAGTTAGCTGAGTTATTGGAAGTCGAAAGGATTGGTGTTTGTCATCAAGCGGGTTCGGATAGTCTGCTTACTGCGTGTACTTTCAGGAAGTTGAAGGATAATTTCTTCAGCGGGTCGTTGGAGAAGTATGCTGGTGTCTTGTATGGTTTAGGTGTCGATAATTGA